DNA from Triticum aestivum cultivar Chinese Spring chromosome 7D, IWGSC CS RefSeq v2.1, whole genome shotgun sequence:
GCGACCTTCCGACGAGAGCGATCATTGTAGGGTGGTCGAAGGACATGAATAAGTGACAGGAGAGCCAGTCGATGCGACCAGGACGACGCAATTGGGAAGTGACAAGGTAGAATAAAAAGATTAAAAGTAAGGggtcctttgattcaaaggaatttcatAGGATTTTTTAAGGGTTAAAATCCTTAGGAATTTTCCGTATgctggtcgtttgattcataggattgattcctattgatttttttttcaaaggaATCATGTGTGCCATGAACGGACGAAGTTTTGGCTCCAGAAAGCATATGCTATGTTCCTGGTGAACAATAGATTTAAAATAAATaggaaataaattctaaaaatgctaATATCTTTTAGATATTCATGTTAGTGTAACAGGCGTGCTTGCCAATTTTTATGCGAAACGGGATAGCGTCGCTTCGTTTTTTTTAAAGATAACATTTGTTGTTCAACTTGTTTTTTTTTTCACATGTCAACATGCTTAagctcccccctccccccaaaaattTGCAGGTAGCATTTGGGTGTTACAATGAACACATATATAttttttcaaacaaatttgaactTGGCATAATACATTTTTGGCGTGCATGAGCATATACTCCCTAGAACCAAAAACAATATCCGCCACTCCAACCtcttttagattttttttttgtgGCATCAAACACTCTACACTAGTCCTGTAGGATTCAAATTCAAATGGGCATACCACTCCAGTCTTGTATTTATTCTATTCCTGCCTTTTGAGAATCCTGCGAATTAAAGAGGGCCTAAATGTGTAACCCGCTGACAAGTGAGGTCCATGCGACATAAGAACTATATAAAAGGTTATAGTTTTAGAGAAACTGAGAAAGTGGAGGGCTTCAAAACCTTTGAAGGAGAAGCCATTCTAAAGCTCTCTGTTTAGGGAATCTTCTAGAGTTGCTCTTAGCAAGTCATGGCTAGTGACAAATCAAGTGTTATATAATGAGGTAAGGCGACCTAAGGCGAGCACCACTGACGCCTTATCGCCTGCGATAAGGCAGGATAAGGCAGGACGTCTTAAAACAATTTATATCAATTATTTGATACTgccttttatttttatcttttttagAAATACTTGTAATTACAAATACAATGTTTTGGATGAAGATCCAAAAAACTACAAAGTAATTCCTAAAACTAGGAATTGCAATTAAACCACTTAAACCACTATTTCAAAATTTGTATCATGATCTAAAGGGTGGTGTCACATGATTCATGTTAGTCAAATTTCTGTGCCAGAATGCCTCAACACACGTACCCCAGATCTGAAACATGATTAACTTAAGTCTACAACACAAGAATGTGTAATGTCTGGTCAGATTTAGCCATACAGAAGAAGAATATCAGCCCCCCCTCTCCGGTCTAGAAAAGGGGAAAGCGCAGCTCTTAACGAACTTAGCACTAACCAAATATGGCAAGAGGGGGACAGGTCCCAAAACAAGGCCTTAACATAAACATGATTAGTAACCCTCGATACTGATTTTCCCGTCTGGGATGAAGATCGGTAGCAGCGCCTGCACCAACGTACCGATCCTCAGATCATCTTTGCTGCAGCATATCTTGATTCTCTCGACACGAGGATATCCCCTGATTGCTGGTGCTCGCCTTGATGGTAATGAAGCAGATTCAACCTCCTTGCATGTTTCACAGTGCTCCTGCAGCGTGTCAAAACCACACGGGAGTATCAGCTTTGATCATTCTGATGTTGTAGCAAAGCAGTGCCAGCTAGACATACATATCTGGGAGAAGTATTACCATCTTGAGCTTAACACTTAGCTCTTTCAGCGTGGGCGAGCGATGGAGAATACGGAACAGTGGGTAGAAGTCAGCAGCCATGCACCAATCACCCAGCACCAAGCTTGTCAGATTGCTGAACACCGGGCATGCTTGCAAACCCCTCTCGAATGCGAGCTTCACAAGCAATATGATCATGTGAAGGAGTTGAAAATAGAGCAAGCTGAATAGTTAATGATACAATATTTTCATGCTAGCTTGCCAACATATAGTAAACAGTACATAATCACTTCAAAAAGTAGATTGTGTCTGACTTTAAAACTAAGAAGCGACTAATTCGGCATGCAAATATATTCACCTACGAATATGAAAAGGAAAACAACCCATCAGTACCTCAGGTAACGGTGCATGCAACTCCAATGTTGTGGCATGTGAAAGGCCATCAAGTAGATGATGATCTACTTCTGTGTTATCATCATAATGAAACTCGGACCCTAGACTAATCAAAGCTGACACTAGAGAAGACAGATCCCAGGTAACTATAGCACCACGACGACATTCTGGGTCAATGACAGAGAGATGGGTAAGCTTCCTAGCACCAATCAGGAGATCATTGCCAATGATGCAGTCGATGATATGTAGAACCTTGAGTGAGCTCGATGAGATCCTCCTTGTATCGAGAATGCAACACTCCAACTCTAGATGTTCGAGCACAGGCCAGTCATAATTCAGCGGCTTATCGAACCAATCGTTCAAACGGACATACCGGAGCCTGATTCTTTTGAGGTACAGAGAAGAAAACATTGCTGTGCTATCCAAAATCAGATGGTGGTGAAATCCAGAAATATGAAGGAGACGAACTTTGTGCTTGATGGCATGACGAATCCACACAGAACTCTTCTTACTACTGCGAGTCGTGATGACGACCCGGACCTCATCCAAGGAAACAGTGCCGTCACGCAAGAGCAGCAAGTGGTCCACGAAGTTCTCCAGCTTGTGGTTATCAAAGCAAGCAATGCCCACATCATTTTTAACCACGAAGTCTTTGTTGTTGATGTGGATAAATGGAACAGAGCTCCAGAGattgcgccaccttggtgagagaAGACTTGTGCGCACGACCTCCGGCGTCGGCAGGAAGGACATCACGTGGTGGAGCAGATCGTCGGACAGGCTGCTGAGCCTGTCGACACCGTTGTCGTTGCCTCGCACACTCTTGGAACCACAGGGAATGGATGCTGGTGCCGACATTTTATCAAACAGGATGGCTGCATGAATCAACAAAGGGCAAAGCAAATGCATAAATAATCAAAATCACAGATATACACATTGAAGAAATCCTAGATACACACGATGAGATGAGATGATTCCATACACGAGACGGTTTCAATCTTGAAGCAACTGTACTGGCAATCACACAATGCGACCTTATGTAAAAGGATAGTCTAGGAAAGGAAAATACATATGCAGCCTCGAGCAAAATTCTGTGGAACATTTCAGCTGTAAATGCCAACATCCTTCTACATTTGTGTCTATGACATTTCTTCCGAGCAAACTTCTAAGCAAAATAAATCTGGACTGGGTTAGCAAGTAGCAACATTCCGTTACTTGAATGGAAATATTGATTCTTCCACTGAAAAGAAAGAGGTAGGGGGAGAATGACTTCAACGCACTAATAGGAATTTTTCTCAGCAGTTATGTTGTCTAAGATACTGAAATAATCCAATAATCACTGCTtcaattttatttttttgtattCTTAAAAACATTTCACTTTGAATTACAACATTCAGTGATTGACGACAGTTAAACATAAGCTCAACAGTAGTGGCAAAAATGGTGGTAGATGCAGAGCATGGTAGTCAGTCTGCAACAAACAGAATATTGTGCCCACTTCATCTGGCTACAGAAAAGGAAATGTGGTGATCATTATGTGATGTCCCAAAAATCTGTAAAATAAGTTAACAGTTCATGTACCCGCTTCAGTATCTttgcataatctagagattgacCAAATTACGCACGGAGCTAGCAATCTCTAGGTAACACCAATGACACCATTCTGCAAATACCCCATCTACTTCTGCTGACCTCTTAAACTGGTTCGTCTAGAAATAGCTAGGGTTCTTCACTCCGATTTCCGCTGGTAGAAACTGAAGGCGTACTGACCTGACCGTCGGAGAGATGGTACAACGGCGGTGGTGCCCGATGATTCGGTCGAGGCGTCGGCGATGCGGCGGCAGACGGAGGCGGCGCAGCGAGCcggcgaggagggcggcggcgcggcgcagcCGCGAGAAGCGACTGGCGTCTCGCTCTCACTCACTTCATTCGCGTGCTACGGCGACTGGCTGCCCTTCTACTTTTTTTGAGGTGAGGCAACTGGTCAGCGACAATAATTGGGCCCAATATGGTCTGGCCGACGAAGCGCATAATAAATAAACTAGCCCAATAAGGAAACGGTAATGTTACCTGATGAACGTTCGCTCAAATGGCATTTCTAACGATATTTATGGCGTTTTTAGTTGTGTGGGATGACAGTTTCTTCAGAGTGACATGACATTTTTTGGGCATCCCACATACACTAAAAATGCCATCAAAATCGTTACAAATGCCACCTGCGCGAACGTTCGCCAAATATGGGGGCCCATAAGAAAATATATGTTGGGGCATTCCCATTTAAGACACTAGAATCCCCTTAAAAGAAATAAAATTCAAGACACTGGAAGAATAATAACAGCATCATAGTTTAAACTGTGTATATACTTTCTCGGTTTCAATATAATTAATGTTCTAGGACTGTCCTGAGTCAAATTTCATTATGATTGACCAAGTCTATAACAAAATTTATCAACATCTACGAAACCAAATTTACTTCactagattcattatgaaatgaaATTTTCTATTATATATTTTGATTTCGCAGATGTTTGCGGATTTTTATATAGACTTGGTCAATTTTTTAAAAGTTGACTTAAAAAATTCCTAGAACTTCAATCTTTTTTGAATGGATGGAGTATtaactttttttgttttgtttttgtgagAGCTACGTATATCCAGCTTGCCATGATTGAAATCTTGAAGTAGTTCCAAGAGATCTCAACGTACCGAAGGCCAATATTTGTTGAGAAAGACAAATCAATAAAAAATCATCATGTTCAGTTTAGAAAGCAGTGTTTCTAAACTCCAAGAGAGTAAAAATTTCAAGTAAAATTGCTTGATCAACTTCAAAAAAATCAACAGGGATCAATAAACGGGAAGAAAAATATCAACACATGACCAAAACGAAAATGCTACACTTACGGGGCAAGGGTTACAGAGGAACTTACACTAGCACGTGTCCCAATACAattatacctggccatgggaaacCGGCCCGGTCGGCCTGACCCGACCCGACCCGGTCCGGTCTTGCCCATAGGCCGGGCCTGGGCCTAAGTTTTGAGCCCGAATGCCAGGGCAGGACCAGGCTTGGGCTTGAAATCTAGGGGTTGGGCCTGGATTTTCTGTTACAGGCTTTTTCAGGCCCGGCCCGAGCCCACCCCGGCCTGACTTATGGCCAGGTATAAATAATTAAATACAATCAATCGACCCTAACCATGGGGCGCAACCCATAATTAATCCCGACACCTCCACCTCAGACCCTTAAGAGCTTTCCGTACTAGAAAATGTCCGTAAGTGTAGCATCTCTTGTATATCTTGATTCTCGCGATACAGGGGTGGCCCCTGACTGGCGGTGCTCCCCTTGCTGGTAACGCTACAAATTCAACCTCCTTGCATGTTTCACAGTCCACTTGCAGAATGTCGAAACGGCACCGCAGTATAAGTTGTTGTAGCAAATAATTGGCAACAAAACTAgacatacttcctccgtccgatGAAGAGTGTATGTTTGATTTTAAAATTTGTCCATAAAAAGTGTATTTCTATCttcccaatgcactttaaagtagaaaaaaaattaattttctctcgtcacacggtaatcaagatcaataacattctacacatggtctccttaatttctacatgcacttagcttattggggttgggtaattaaagaggtgagagatggtggcttgcatcTTCCCAATGCATTTTTTACCATactccataatttgtcctaaaattcCTATATATGAAAttttcaccggacggagggagtacatatctaGGAGGAATAAGCATGAACATATCAAGCTTCAAACTTAGCTCCTTCAGTTTGGGCGACTGTTAGAGATACGACACGCAATCGAACATGATGAAGAACGAAAACAAGCAAAAGACATGAGATTTAACGTGAAAAATCCCTCCAACACGAAGGGGAAAAACCAAGGGCGCCAGCCAGCCAAACTTCACTATATCGGGGGAGGTTACAAACGTCGAGGATTTATAACTGATCAACTATCCCGAGTGACGGCTTACAAGAGGTATATATAACtaatacttccattttgcatcatgcttttatattgatatttattgcattatgggctatttttacacattatggtacaatacttatgcattttctctcttattttacaaggtttacctaaagagggagaatgccggcagctggaattctggaccggaaagggtgcaaatctgagagacctatctgcacaactccaaaagtcctgaaaatttacgaagaattattttggaatatataaaaaatattgggcgaagaaaatatcAGAGGGGACCCacaggcaaccacaagggtggggccgcgcccctggcttgtggcccACCCGGcaggcccccggtgcccatcttctgctatatggagggttttgacctggaaaaaatcataaggaagctttggggacgaagcgccgccatctcgaggcggaacctgggcagaaccaatctagggctccgacggagttgttctgccggggaaactttcccccgggagggggaaagcgaagccatcgtcatcactaacgatcctctcatcgagagggggtcaatctccatcaacatcttcaccagcaccatctcctctccaaaccgtAGTTCATCCCTTGTCTccgatctttgtcccaaaacctcagattggtacctgtgggttgctagtagtgttgattactccttgtagttgatgctagttggtttatttggtgga
Protein-coding regions in this window:
- the LOC123168414 gene encoding F-box/FBD/LRR-repeat protein At1g78750, producing the protein MSAPASIPCGSKSVRGNDNGVDRLSSLSDDLLHHVMSFLPTPEVVRTSLLSPRWRNLWSSVPFIHINNKDFVVKNDVGIACFDNHKLENFVDHLLLLRDGTVSLDEVRVVITTRSSKKSSVWIRHAIKHKVRLLHISGFHHHLILDSTAMFSSLYLKRIRLRYVRLNDWFDKPLNYDWPVLEHLELECCILDTRRISSSSLKVLHIIDCIIGNDLLIGARKLTHLSVIDPECRRGAIVTWDLSSLVSALISLGSEFHYDDNTEVDHHLLDGLSHATTLELHAPLPELAFERGLQACPVFSNLTSLVLGDWCMAADFYPLFRILHRSPTLKELSVKLKMEHCETCKEVESASLPSRRAPAIRGYPRVERIKICCSKDDLRIGTLVQALLPIFIPDGKISIEGY